One Defluviitoga tunisiensis genomic window carries:
- a CDS encoding extracellular solute-binding protein → MSKKVLLVFMLVGLTLLSFGKTKISVWQFMMDDNLSQQVKADFEKANPDIELEIVQLSWATGFDRIVTSIAAGTAPDVIELGNTWLATFASQGVLRPVDDLVGKAKDDYVAWNFVEYQDKYWGFPWLLAPRCMYYNLELLEKAGLDPDNPPKTWMELLNASAKIHALGPDIYGVGLCVGELYSPYQEWFLPAVWGNFGHFVSPDLKKATLNSDPVIEAAYYYRSLKDYALLGKESELAEAFGKGKLGFFFAGPAYINNTQRDYPETIFDVAFIPKPRENYGYHASFAGGEVLGISSQCKNIDEAWRVVEYLLGEKVAMQITRTTGEVFPTKVGIEKDPWFESHPLHRTFLEQNQYAVPFPPLAEANKIEQLFTNIVEEILLTNTPIENILQKYNEQIQSLL, encoded by the coding sequence ATGAGTAAAAAGGTATTATTAGTGTTTATGCTTGTTGGATTAACACTTTTATCGTTTGGAAAAACCAAGATATCTGTTTGGCAGTTCATGATGGATGATAACCTATCCCAACAAGTTAAGGCAGATTTTGAAAAAGCAAATCCTGATATTGAATTAGAGATTGTACAGCTTTCATGGGCTACAGGATTTGACAGAATAGTAACATCTATTGCTGCTGGAACAGCGCCTGATGTAATTGAACTAGGTAACACTTGGCTAGCAACATTTGCATCTCAAGGTGTATTAAGACCTGTTGACGATTTAGTTGGAAAAGCAAAAGATGATTACGTTGCATGGAATTTCGTTGAGTATCAGGATAAATATTGGGGATTTCCATGGCTACTTGCTCCAAGATGTATGTACTACAATTTAGAATTACTTGAAAAAGCAGGTTTAGATCCAGACAATCCTCCAAAAACCTGGATGGAGCTTTTAAATGCTTCTGCTAAGATCCATGCACTTGGTCCAGATATTTATGGTGTAGGACTTTGTGTTGGGGAATTATATAGTCCATATCAAGAATGGTTCTTACCAGCTGTATGGGGTAATTTTGGACATTTTGTATCTCCAGATTTGAAAAAAGCAACCTTAAATTCTGACCCAGTCATCGAAGCTGCATACTATTACAGAAGTTTAAAAGATTACGCACTACTAGGAAAAGAATCTGAATTGGCAGAAGCTTTTGGAAAAGGAAAATTAGGTTTCTTCTTTGCGGGTCCTGCATATATCAATAATACACAAAGAGATTATCCTGAAACTATTTTTGACGTAGCCTTTATTCCAAAACCAAGAGAAAATTACGGTTATCATGCTTCCTTTGCAGGCGGAGAAGTGTTAGGTATTTCCTCACAATGCAAGAACATTGACGAAGCATGGAGAGTTGTTGAATATCTATTAGGTGAAAAAGTTGCTATGCAAATAACCCGAACCACGGGCGAGGTTTTCCCGACAAAAGTAGGAATCGAAAAAGACCCATGGTTCGAGAGTCATCCACTACACAGAACATTCTTGGAACAGAATCAATATGCTGTACCATTTCCACCATTAGCTGAAGCTAACAAGATTGAACAACTATTTACCAACATCGTTGAAGAAATATTACTCACAAATACACCTATTGAAAATATTTTACAAAAATACAACGAACAAATTCAATCATTACTGTAA
- a CDS encoding glycoside hydrolase family 3 N-terminal domain-containing protein has protein sequence MNKNDLGKFFILGFQHGIKKHHIDLIKEIKPAGIILYPSNMRSLSDLQLSIERLHEIIDDGVRLFISSDHEGGQLETVPGILPSPGNKALGASNEPHYAYIFGDFLGNELRKIGFNMLFAPVLDVRANKSSPVVGLRSFSDNPKIVAEYGVNFLKGLNNHIIGTCKHFPGHGKAMQDSHHEIPIIPNLDESDLFPFMKAIEAGAEAIMTAHIIYPQYDDNIIATLSKTILKNLLREKMGYQGLIITDALEMKAIHDNYSPREIVSKFFNATGDLLLVGDCDANFEPLYKELISLYSNGEIDKQLLENSFNRITSLQNQFVEPNYEARFLTEISKKAIKTNINEKLNFSEITFLVPQGDPLSPSDTSNKDYYEYTDLIRNLFENPQITTFNFENGKINGSLEKTELIVSFVVDSFLFEKQLKMQKEIKEYANQVIYIILRDERDLQNYKTEKYVLTNSTKAVSVYYALKTIFDI, from the coding sequence TTGAACAAAAACGACTTAGGAAAGTTCTTTATACTAGGATTTCAACATGGAATAAAAAAACATCATATAGATTTAATTAAAGAAATTAAACCAGCTGGAATAATACTTTATCCATCTAACATGAGGTCGTTAAGCGATCTTCAATTAAGCATAGAAAGACTGCACGAAATCATTGATGACGGCGTTAGATTATTCATCTCGTCAGATCATGAGGGTGGACAGCTTGAAACTGTTCCGGGGATACTCCCTTCACCAGGTAATAAAGCTTTAGGTGCATCAAACGAACCACATTATGCATATATTTTTGGAGACTTTTTAGGAAACGAATTGCGTAAGATTGGTTTCAACATGTTATTTGCGCCTGTATTAGATGTGAGAGCTAATAAATCTAGTCCAGTAGTAGGTTTAAGATCTTTTTCGGATAATCCAAAAATAGTCGCTGAATATGGAGTCAATTTTTTAAAGGGATTAAACAATCACATAATAGGAACTTGTAAACATTTTCCTGGGCACGGAAAGGCGATGCAAGATTCACATCATGAAATACCAATAATACCAAATTTGGATGAAAGTGACTTGTTTCCGTTTATGAAAGCTATAGAAGCTGGAGCAGAAGCTATAATGACTGCGCATATTATTTACCCACAATATGATGACAATATCATTGCAACTCTATCAAAAACAATCTTAAAAAATCTGCTCAGAGAAAAGATGGGCTATCAAGGACTAATCATAACTGATGCACTTGAAATGAAGGCTATTCATGATAATTATTCTCCTCGAGAAATTGTATCAAAATTCTTTAACGCAACTGGGGATTTATTGCTTGTTGGGGATTGTGATGCTAATTTTGAACCTCTCTACAAAGAGTTAATCTCGTTGTACTCAAATGGAGAAATTGACAAACAATTATTAGAAAATAGTTTTAACAGGATTACTTCTCTTCAAAACCAATTTGTAGAACCAAATTATGAAGCAAGATTTTTAACAGAAATTTCAAAAAAAGCTATTAAGACTAATATAAACGAAAAATTGAATTTTTCAGAAATCACCTTCCTTGTTCCACAAGGAGACCCACTTTCTCCATCAGATACCAGTAACAAAGACTACTATGAATATACAGATTTGATAAGGAATTTATTTGAAAATCCTCAGATAACTACCTTTAATTTTGAAAATGGAAAAATAAATGGTTCTTTAGAAAAAACAGAGCTCATAGTGTCTTTTGTTGTAGACTCTTTTCTATTTGAAAAACAATTAAAAATGCAAAAAGAGATAAAAGAATATGCAAATCAAGTTATATACATTATTTTGAGGGATGAGAGGGATCTTCAAAACTACAAAACAGAAAAATATGTTCTAACAAACTCAACAAAAGCCGTATCAGTATATTATGCATTAAAGACGATATTTGATATCTAA
- a CDS encoding ROK family transcriptional regulator: MQENLFSITKYLWSHKKATINQISEDLTLDKSTVSRHIRKLKQSNIVVTEGSLKPGSHGGRKTNVYSFNYDIFQVLGLEIEQNGIEGVITNFNGDIIDKFVIHQKINKSNLTELIINIVEDKKNFNLYAIGISLPGIIDPIKGKIVFSQALGIENYLLVKELSNKISLPILIDNDSNIGAAYYNSKLKNTARNILYIYTSIPYELKDLVGVGIGIIIDNHLYHGSNNCSGEYEFKFNLVKDKKYETDYFNFLKNFDEEEVFEAVKSFLDNLSEKIGLLGSILDPDTIIYDGNIRFLPELALSYLLEETRKKIFMKDKRKIKFLKESKDESVNAVGAAINFITKTFEEERYLKKFFKKLQTV; this comes from the coding sequence ATGCAAGAAAATCTATTTTCAATTACAAAATATTTATGGTCTCACAAAAAAGCCACAATAAATCAAATTTCTGAAGACTTGACCCTAGACAAATCTACAGTATCTAGACATATTAGAAAACTCAAGCAATCAAACATAGTAGTAACTGAGGGTTCGTTAAAACCAGGCTCTCATGGTGGACGTAAAACTAATGTATACTCTTTTAATTACGATATTTTTCAAGTATTGGGCCTTGAAATTGAGCAAAACGGTATTGAAGGAGTCATCACAAATTTTAATGGAGATATTATTGACAAATTTGTTATTCATCAAAAAATTAACAAATCAAATTTAACAGAACTAATTATTAACATTGTAGAAGATAAAAAAAATTTTAATCTATACGCAATAGGAATATCTTTACCAGGTATTATCGACCCTATTAAAGGTAAGATTGTTTTCTCACAAGCCCTCGGAATAGAAAATTATTTACTAGTTAAGGAACTATCAAACAAAATATCCTTACCTATTCTCATAGACAACGATTCAAACATTGGTGCTGCATACTATAACTCAAAACTAAAAAATACTGCTAGAAATATTTTATACATATACACTTCTATACCATATGAACTTAAAGATCTTGTGGGAGTTGGTATTGGAATAATTATCGATAATCATTTGTACCATGGATCTAACAACTGTTCTGGTGAATATGAATTCAAATTTAATTTAGTAAAAGATAAAAAATATGAAACGGATTATTTTAACTTTTTAAAAAATTTTGATGAAGAAGAAGTTTTTGAGGCAGTTAAATCTTTTCTTGATAATTTATCAGAAAAGATTGGGTTATTGGGAAGTATTTTAGATCCAGATACAATAATTTACGATGGAAATATAAGATTTCTTCCTGAACTCGCTCTCAGTTATCTTCTAGAAGAAACAAGAAAAAAAATATTTATGAAAGATAAAAGAAAAATCAAATTTCTTAAAGAGAGTAAAGATGAATCCGTAAACGCAGTAGGAGCCGCTATTAACTTTATAACAAAGACTTTTGAGGAAGAAAGATACTTGAAGAAATTTTTTAAAAAATTACAGACAGTTTAG
- a CDS encoding chemotaxis protein CheW gives MSSEIKIVTFTLGKEKFGLDIMNVDAVIEYEDTTKLPNTSDYFEGIINYRDEEVLPIINLRKKFKLPDFENKSHAKVIVVKIGDKKVGIMVDDVKNVRSINSSLIEEKPNIGGLRGAKFISGIARLDEGMLIILDIDKLISEEDKIEINEMVNS, from the coding sequence GTGTCAAGCGAGATAAAAATAGTAACTTTTACACTTGGCAAGGAAAAATTTGGATTAGATATAATGAACGTTGATGCAGTAATTGAATACGAAGATACAACAAAATTACCTAATACTTCCGATTATTTTGAAGGAATAATTAATTATCGTGATGAAGAAGTTTTGCCAATTATAAATTTGCGTAAAAAATTCAAGCTCCCAGATTTTGAAAATAAGTCCCATGCGAAAGTTATAGTAGTTAAGATTGGAGATAAAAAAGTAGGGATTATGGTAGATGATGTTAAAAATGTTAGAAGTATTAATTCTAGTTTGATTGAAGAAAAGCCTAATATAGGGGGATTAAGAGGGGCTAAATTTATAAGTGGAATTGCTAGATTAGACGAAGGGATGCTCATTATTTTAGATATCGATAAGCTTATAAGTGAAGAAGACAAGATTGAAATAAATGAAATGGTTAACAGCTAA
- the csrA gene encoding carbon storage regulator CsrA encodes MLILSRKIGESIIIKVGSDNIKITILESNNGTLKLGFEAPNDIKIYRSELYEEIVNQNIASVIDDVSEAANLLKKEIPNNLSPKYKNINFK; translated from the coding sequence GTGTTAATACTATCCAGGAAAATTGGAGAATCAATTATAATAAAAGTTGGATCAGACAACATAAAGATTACTATTTTGGAATCTAATAATGGTACTCTCAAACTTGGATTTGAAGCTCCTAATGATATAAAAATATATAGAAGTGAACTTTATGAAGAGATTGTTAACCAAAATATAGCATCTGTGATCGATGACGTTTCTGAGGCTGCTAATCTATTAAAGAAAGAAATACCAAACAATCTCTCTCCAAAATACAAAAATATAAATTTTAAATAA
- the fliW gene encoding flagellar assembly protein FliW, with protein sequence MIKDFDTKLGSVKIDKEKIIEFEYGIPGFENLRKFALLQPESSFPIMWLVSLEDKQVAFPVILPQLIRSDYEIILPEDISEYLQLEKPEDAVVISILTIPQNKEDITINLAAPIIISLNNNKGIQLLIENTEYKIRHYLKDEIERNNQLLSVQRNGG encoded by the coding sequence ATGATAAAAGATTTTGACACCAAACTTGGAAGTGTTAAAATAGATAAAGAAAAGATAATTGAATTTGAATATGGTATCCCTGGATTTGAAAATCTCAGGAAGTTTGCTTTATTACAACCAGAATCATCATTCCCTATTATGTGGCTGGTTTCTTTAGAAGACAAACAAGTTGCGTTTCCTGTTATTTTGCCTCAACTGATAAGAAGCGACTACGAAATTATTTTACCCGAAGATATTTCAGAGTATCTGCAACTAGAAAAACCAGAAGATGCAGTGGTTATCAGTATATTAACGATACCTCAGAACAAAGAAGATATAACAATTAATTTAGCGGCACCTATCATAATTTCATTAAATAACAATAAAGGTATACAGCTCTTGATTGAAAACACAGAATATAAAATAAGGCATTACTTGAAGGATGAAATCGAAAGAAATAATCAGTTACTATCGGTTCAAAGAAATGGAGGATAA
- the flgL gene encoding flagellar hook-associated protein FlgL: protein MRITENLLSKQTLQDINDILRRYTELNSQLTSEKKYRYPSDNAAVVSKVSNLDSRLREIERYTSNIQTAKNYVNMYDTSIQEISSIFYRIKELAVSGAHGTLSVEDRNAITEELDKINTHLVSIANTEIGGNYIFGGAQNNKKVVTDDFEITVPPSANVRNKISLADQEIEYGVTVYDVFVTDSGASVFGIINRLSKAIGSGDNDSIQKELGNIDEIQTKSLNSLAKVGSVERMFEMTLKRMGDFDSFTTEFLSKESDADLAEVIMQLSMQQTILQAALKAASSIIPPTLVDFI, encoded by the coding sequence ATGAGAATAACAGAAAATCTTTTATCAAAACAGACTCTTCAAGATATAAATGACATTTTAAGAAGATACACGGAACTGAATTCTCAATTGACTTCAGAGAAAAAATATAGATACCCTTCAGACAACGCAGCAGTAGTTTCTAAGGTATCTAATTTAGACAGCCGTTTAAGAGAAATTGAAAGATATACCTCAAATATTCAAACAGCAAAAAATTATGTAAATATGTATGATACCTCAATTCAAGAGATAAGTAGTATTTTTTATAGAATTAAAGAACTCGCTGTTAGCGGCGCTCACGGTACTCTTAGTGTAGAGGATCGAAATGCTATTACAGAAGAACTAGACAAGATTAACACCCATCTTGTAAGCATAGCAAACACTGAAATAGGAGGAAACTATATCTTTGGTGGAGCCCAAAATAATAAAAAGGTCGTAACAGATGATTTTGAGATAACTGTCCCACCTTCTGCCAATGTTAGAAACAAAATATCTTTAGCAGATCAAGAAATTGAATATGGAGTAACTGTTTACGATGTGTTTGTTACTGATAGTGGGGCCTCTGTTTTTGGAATTATAAATAGATTATCCAAAGCCATAGGCTCTGGGGACAATGATTCAATTCAAAAAGAATTGGGAAATATAGATGAAATACAAACAAAATCTTTAAATTCATTAGCAAAAGTGGGTTCTGTAGAAAGAATGTTCGAAATGACATTAAAGAGAATGGGCGATTTTGATAGTTTTACTACAGAATTCCTGTCCAAAGAATCTGATGCAGATCTTGCTGAAGTGATAATGCAATTATCTATGCAACAAACTATATTACAAGCTGCTTTAAAAGCTGCAAGTAGTATAATTCCACCTACTTTAGTGGATTTTATTTAA
- the flgK gene encoding flagellar hook-associated protein FlgK, with the protein MCAMTLNGMLNTGLLGLYTNKTAMSVVAHNLSNANTPGYSRQTPIIVTNPPIYMTGLGSAGRTVAYGTGSNVSDIRRIRDEFLDLQYRETTSRLNYWDNIYSNIHYTEQLLGEPGETGIRNMYDSFWAAIEELKTDPSNEAAKAQIVSRADELINTMKDFDYRLRELQSDINSDIKLKTNQINSYLVRISDLNRKLLTSGALGTSPNDLLDERDRLLDELSKLSDIKVNSLANNQISITLGNQMVLNGSYYQEIKLAVLPGTQDTYQTYIGNNLLEFSDGTIAALFELRDEIIPSYRRQIDEFGLFLVDSTNLIYKEGWDATGTITGANFFSDLTSKKGLEDTRLFRIAGIKDVFHPNTIQYVTSLKSYNSNPNIVVTDLTDLKLYSITGDTNSPSPFTPNIKYDSASKALYLDTAGDDLKDQLIIDFGGNFLKEYGFATKEIGAYKISTDDVVSGSIEFTIDDNTYTIDFNDNTDLINNINSGTGGYLKAVEYDGFIYIIPTNKVPNNDIDTIVLNNIEGSLSEMNAQKITLDALDVSKPTLNNLLGTNEKVEMSINGIKIEIDPLKDTANDLVEKINATNMGVTASITPHGKFVLRAGNFVDFDLANVVIKGNANLFDALGLIEDSSNNIITITSPDLSPDRIESMFSKADLLRIDKEIGLINQISVSQNLMSNPSLLAIDLGIFDGNNYQPIGAGSVTVWDQITQLRYSPILDNGRLGFSDFLANMITEIGVKGETAQKMKLNSESLNSQITIERERVMGVSIDEEVTNLIKYQQAFNACARVITAIDQMLSTVVSSMGVV; encoded by the coding sequence ATGTGTGCGATGACTTTAAATGGAATGTTGAATACCGGTTTATTAGGATTATACACAAACAAAACTGCTATGAGCGTTGTTGCTCATAACCTTTCTAATGCCAATACCCCTGGATATTCTAGACAAACGCCTATAATTGTTACTAATCCTCCTATATATATGACTGGTTTAGGAAGTGCTGGAAGAACCGTCGCATATGGAACAGGATCGAACGTTTCTGATATAAGAAGAATAAGAGACGAGTTTTTAGATCTTCAATATAGAGAAACTACTTCAAGACTCAATTATTGGGATAATATATATTCTAACATTCATTATACTGAACAACTTCTGGGAGAACCTGGTGAGACAGGTATTAGGAATATGTATGATTCTTTTTGGGCCGCTATTGAAGAATTAAAAACCGATCCTTCAAACGAGGCTGCTAAGGCTCAAATCGTTTCACGAGCCGATGAACTTATCAACACAATGAAAGATTTTGATTATCGCTTAAGGGAGTTACAAAGCGATATTAATTCTGATATTAAACTTAAAACAAATCAAATTAATAGTTATCTAGTTCGTATATCTGACTTAAATAGAAAATTATTAACTTCAGGTGCATTAGGTACTTCTCCAAATGATCTATTAGATGAGAGAGATAGACTTTTGGATGAGTTATCCAAATTATCTGACATAAAAGTCAATTCTTTAGCTAACAATCAAATATCTATTACACTTGGAAATCAAATGGTCTTGAATGGAAGTTATTATCAAGAAATAAAGTTAGCAGTACTTCCCGGAACCCAGGATACTTATCAAACCTATATAGGAAATAACTTATTGGAATTTAGTGACGGAACGATTGCAGCCCTTTTTGAGTTAAGGGATGAAATTATACCATCTTATCGCAGACAAATAGACGAATTTGGATTATTTTTAGTAGATTCTACAAACCTTATATATAAAGAAGGTTGGGATGCAACAGGTACAATAACAGGAGCCAACTTTTTTTCTGACTTAACAAGTAAAAAAGGCTTAGAAGATACAAGACTGTTTAGAATTGCAGGAATAAAAGATGTTTTTCACCCCAATACTATTCAATATGTTACTAGCCTTAAAAGTTACAATTCAAACCCAAATATAGTCGTGACTGATCTGACTGATCTTAAGTTGTATTCTATTACAGGAGATACTAACTCACCTTCTCCATTCACACCTAATATAAAATATGACTCAGCCAGTAAGGCATTGTATTTAGATACGGCTGGAGATGACCTTAAAGATCAACTAATAATTGATTTTGGAGGTAACTTCTTAAAAGAATATGGTTTTGCAACTAAAGAAATTGGTGCGTATAAAATTTCTACAGATGATGTTGTAAGTGGTTCTATAGAATTTACAATAGATGATAATACTTATACAATTGATTTTAATGATAATACAGATCTTATTAATAACATCAACTCTGGCACTGGAGGCTATCTAAAGGCTGTTGAATATGATGGTTTTATTTATATTATTCCAACTAACAAAGTTCCTAACAACGATATTGATACGATTGTCTTAAATAACATAGAAGGTTCTCTTTCAGAAATGAATGCTCAAAAAATCACTCTTGATGCGTTGGATGTTTCAAAGCCAACATTAAACAATTTATTAGGTACCAATGAAAAAGTTGAAATGAGCATTAACGGTATAAAGATTGAAATAGATCCACTTAAAGATACAGCAAATGACCTTGTAGAAAAGATAAATGCTACCAATATGGGAGTTACAGCTTCAATTACCCCACATGGAAAGTTTGTTTTAAGAGCGGGTAACTTTGTTGATTTTGATCTAGCAAATGTTGTAATAAAAGGTAACGCAAATTTATTTGATGCTCTTGGGTTAATTGAAGATAGTTCAAACAATATAATAACAATTACATCTCCAGATCTTTCACCAGACAGAATAGAAAGTATGTTTTCAAAAGCAGATCTTTTGAGAATAGACAAAGAAATCGGTCTTATAAATCAAATTTCTGTTTCTCAAAATCTAATGAGTAATCCATCATTGCTAGCTATTGATCTTGGGATATTTGACGGAAATAATTACCAACCCATAGGTGCTGGTAGTGTTACTGTTTGGGATCAAATTACTCAATTAAGGTATTCTCCTATTTTAGACAATGGAAGACTTGGTTTTTCTGACTTTTTAGCTAATATGATTACAGAAATAGGAGTTAAAGGTGAAACTGCCCAAAAAATGAAACTTAACAGTGAATCACTAAATTCGCAAATAACAATAGAAAGAGAAAGGGTTATGGGCGTTTCTATTGATGAAGAGGTTACAAATCTGATAAAATATCAACAAGCATTTAATGCTTGTGCAAGGGTTATTACTGCTATTGATCAAATGTTAAGTACTGTAGTAAGTAGTATGGGCGTTGTTTAA
- a CDS encoding flagellar biosynthesis anti-sigma factor FlgM, producing MDINNINPINQNLLKNIKETNTKRVPENKDLRVQNKESVYGITGESRKYIELSNKIPEVREDLVEKLRESIKNASYQIDIDRIVNKMFE from the coding sequence ATGGATATAAATAACATCAACCCTATAAATCAAAATTTATTAAAAAACATAAAAGAGACAAATACCAAAAGAGTACCTGAAAACAAGGACTTGCGTGTTCAAAATAAAGAAAGTGTTTATGGAATAACAGGAGAATCAAGGAAGTATATAGAATTATCAAATAAGATACCTGAAGTGAGAGAAGACCTTGTTGAAAAATTACGAGAATCTATAAAAAACGCATCTTATCAAATTGATATTGATAGAATCGTGAATAAAATGTTTGAATAG
- a CDS encoding peroxiredoxin, with translation MEGKIPLIGEKFPEMVVVTTDGKKELPKDYKGKWLVLFSHPGDFTPVCTTEFVEFAKKYDDFKKINAELLGLSIDQVHAHIKWLEWIEENIGVEIKFPVIADSMGRVASKLGMVDPEKGSSTVRAVFVVDPEGTIRLILYYPSEVGRNINEVIRAVKALQIADKYHVAVPGNWPENSILGDKVIIPPASTYKDAMERKASDQEGFDWWFKVKEVNK, from the coding sequence ATGGAAGGAAAAATACCTTTAATAGGTGAGAAGTTTCCTGAGATGGTGGTAGTAACTACAGATGGCAAGAAAGAGTTACCTAAGGATTACAAAGGTAAATGGTTGGTTTTGTTTAGTCATCCTGGAGATTTTACTCCAGTATGTACTACCGAATTTGTTGAATTTGCTAAAAAATATGATGACTTTAAGAAAATCAACGCAGAGTTATTGGGGCTTTCTATCGATCAAGTACATGCCCATATAAAATGGTTAGAATGGATTGAAGAAAATATAGGAGTTGAGATTAAATTTCCAGTAATAGCAGATTCTATGGGAAGAGTTGCCTCAAAGCTTGGTATGGTAGATCCTGAAAAAGGTTCCAGTACAGTTAGAGCTGTGTTTGTAGTAGATCCTGAGGGAACAATCAGATTAATTTTATATTATCCATCAGAAGTTGGAAGAAATATCAATGAAGTTATTAGGGCGGTAAAAGCCTTGCAAATTGCTGATAAATATCATGTTGCTGTTCCTGGAAATTGGCCAGAAAATTCTATATTAGGAGATAAAGTAATAATTCCTCCTGCTTCAACTTATAAAGATGCGATGGAAAGAAAAGCATCTGATCAAGAGGGTTTCGATTGGTGGTTTAAAGTTAAAGAAGTAAATAAATGA
- the mgtE gene encoding magnesium transporter: MVVEELEKLLEEKKYIEFRRKIQDMPPQDIAELLEELESTQAIIAFRLLPKEKAADVFSYLSSELQAEISLAIDDKKLMEIIDDLFFDDKIDFLEEMPANVVSRILKNSTEAERKLINQFLKYPPNSAGSLMTIEFIDLKKERTVQEALDKIRREGQDVEMVYNCYVTDSKRKLEGIVSLKELVLAPPDAKVEDIMRKDIIYVNTHDDQETVAQIFRKYDLIAVPVVDSEKRLVGIITVDDILDAIEEETTEDIHHIGGMSPSDKPYMSTSPFTLARKRFWWLLILMISGTISAYIISKYEATLQQVVGLVAFIPILMDTAGNAGSQSSTMIIRSLTLGEIKYKDIFKVIWKEIQISVIIVIGLATVNFLKIHFLEGYPVEIAFTVSIALMSAVCVANVIGGALPIIAQLFHIDPTVMAGPLITTIADAVSLTIYFALATHLLNIPV, encoded by the coding sequence ATGGTTGTAGAAGAACTTGAAAAACTTCTCGAAGAGAAAAAATATATAGAATTTAGAAGAAAAATTCAAGACATGCCACCACAAGATATAGCAGAATTATTAGAGGAGCTAGAGTCAACCCAGGCAATTATTGCTTTTAGGCTCCTCCCAAAAGAAAAGGCTGCGGATGTTTTTTCCTATCTTTCATCTGAATTACAAGCAGAAATATCTCTTGCAATCGACGATAAAAAACTCATGGAGATAATCGATGATTTGTTTTTTGATGATAAAATTGACTTTTTAGAAGAGATGCCAGCCAATGTTGTTAGTAGAATTTTAAAAAACTCAACAGAAGCAGAACGTAAGCTAATTAATCAATTTTTAAAGTATCCTCCAAACTCTGCTGGAAGCTTAATGACAATAGAATTTATAGATCTCAAAAAAGAACGCACTGTACAAGAAGCCTTGGATAAGATACGAAGAGAAGGTCAAGATGTTGAAATGGTCTATAACTGTTATGTAACGGATTCAAAAAGAAAGTTAGAAGGAATAGTTTCCTTGAAAGAGCTTGTCTTAGCACCTCCTGACGCAAAAGTTGAGGATATTATGCGTAAAGATATAATTTATGTTAACACGCATGACGATCAAGAAACTGTAGCCCAAATCTTTAGAAAGTACGACTTAATAGCAGTTCCAGTCGTAGATAGTGAAAAAAGATTAGTAGGGATAATTACTGTCGATGATATCTTAGATGCAATTGAAGAAGAAACTACAGAAGATATTCATCACATTGGAGGTATGTCACCCAGTGACAAACCATACATGTCCACTAGTCCTTTTACATTAGCTAGAAAAAGATTTTGGTGGCTGTTAATATTGATGATTTCTGGAACTATAAGTGCATACATTATAAGTAAATATGAAGCCACTCTTCAACAAGTAGTTGGATTAGTTGCTTTTATTCCTATTTTAATGGATACTGCGGGTAATGCAGGTTCTCAATCTTCTACAATGATAATAAGAAGTTTAACGTTAGGCGAAATTAAATACAAAGATATATTCAAAGTTATTTGGAAAGAAATACAGATAAGTGTAATCATTGTTATTGGATTAGCTACGGTTAACTTTTTAAAAATACACTTTTTGGAAGGCTATCCTGTAGAAATTGCATTTACTGTTTCTATAGCTTTAATGTCTGCGGTTTGTGTTGCTAATGTGATAGGTGGAGCGTTACCCATCATCGCACAATTGTTCCACATTGACCCGACTGTGATGGCTGGTCCACTAATTACAACTATAGCAGATGCAGTTTCATTAACTATTTACTTTGCTTTAGCAACTCATTTATTAAATATTCCAGTTTAG